One segment of Schistocerca cancellata isolate TAMUIC-IGC-003103 chromosome 2, iqSchCanc2.1, whole genome shotgun sequence DNA contains the following:
- the LOC126151140 gene encoding axoneme-associated protein mst101(2)-like — MRRQGEKGYEKARRKRLREGKEKKATRRQGEKGYEKARRKRLREGKEKKATRRQGEKGYEKARRKRLREGKEKKATRRQGEKGYEKARRKRLREGKEKKATRRQGEKGYEKARRKRLREGKEKKATRRQGEKGYEKARRKRLREGKEKKATRRQGEKGYEKARRKRLREGKEKKATRRQGEKGYEKARRKRLREGKEKKATRRQGEKGYEKARRKRLREGKEKKATRRQGEKGYEKARRKRLREGKEKKATRRQGEKGYEKARRKRLREGKEKKATRRQGEKGYEKARRKRLREGKEKKATRRQGEKGYEKARRKRLREGKEKKATRRQGEKGYEKARRKRLREGKEKEATRRQGERGYEKARRKRLREGKEKEATRRQGERGYEKARRKRLREGKEKKATRRQGEKGYEKARRKRLREGKEKKAMRRQGEKGNEKARRKRQ, encoded by the coding sequence atgagaaggcaaggagaaaaaggctacgagaaggcaaggagaaaaaggctacgagaaggcaaggagaaaaaggctacgagaaggcaaggagaaaaaggctacgagaaggcaaggagaaaaaggctacgagaaggcaaggagaaaaaggctacgagaaggcaaggagaaaaaggctacgagaaggcaaggagaaaaaggctacgagaaggcaaggagaaaaaggctacgagaaggcaaggagaaaaaggctacgagaaggcaaggagaaaaaggctacgagaaggcaaggagaaaaaggctacgagaaggcaaggagaaaaaggctacgagaaggcaaggagaaaaaggctacgagaaggcaaggagaaaaaggctacgagaaggcaaggagaaaaaggctacgagaaggcaaggagaaaaaggctacgagaaggcaaggagaaaaaggctacgagaaggcaaggagaaaaaggctacgagaaggcaaggagaaaaaggctacgagaaggcaaggagaaaaaggctacgagaaggcaaggagaaaaaggctacgagaaggcaaggagaaaaaggctacgagaaggcaaggagaaaaaggctacgagaaggcaaggagaaaaaggctacgagaaggcaaggagaaaaaggctacgagaaggcaaggagaaaaaggctacgagaaggcaaggagaaaaaggctacgagaaggcaaggagaaaaaggctacgagaaggcaaggagaaaaaggctacgagaaggcaaggagaaaaaggctacgagaaggcaaggagaaaaaggctacgagaaggcaaggagaaaaaggctacgagaaggcaaggagaaaaaggctacgagaaggcaaggagaaaaaggctacgagaaggcaaggagaaaaaggctacgagaaggcaaggagaaaaaggctacgagaaggcaaggagaaaaaggctacgagaaggcaaggagaaaaaggctacgagaaggcaaggagaaaaaggctacgagaaggcaaggagaaagaggctacgagaaggcaaggagaaagaggctacgagaaggcaaggagaaagaggctacgagaaggcaaggagaaagaggctacgagaaggcaaggagaaagaggctacgagaaggcaaggagaaagaggctacgagaaggcaaggagaaagaggctacgagaaggcaaggagaaaaaggctacgagaaggcaaggagaaaaaggctacgagaaggcaaggagaaaaaggctacgagaaggcaaggagaaaaaggcaatgagaaggcaaggagaaaaaggcaatgagaaggcaaggagaaaaaggcaatga